A window of the Bdellovibrio sp. ZAP7 genome harbors these coding sequences:
- the rpmD gene encoding 50S ribosomal protein L30, with protein MAKTFIVKLKKSTIGCTQEQKDAVRCLGLKKVNSTAQVNDTPANRGQIMKVQHLVNVEVKG; from the coding sequence ATGGCTAAAACATTTATCGTAAAATTGAAAAAATCGACTATCGGCTGCACTCAAGAACAAAAAGATGCAGTTCGTTGCCTTGGTTTGAAGAAAGTTAATTCTACTGCACAAGTGAATGACACTCCTGCAAACCGTGGCCAAATCATGAAAGTTCAACATCTAGTAAATGTTGAAGTTAAGGGGTAA
- the rplO gene encoding 50S ribosomal protein L15, translating into MSLLNQLAPKAGSKHAPKRIGRGIGSGMGGTSTKGHKGQLARTGGTVRRGFEGGQTPMHRRLPKFGFSNVAFANNFEIVNIGQLAKFSGEVTPETLFTAGLVNKGAVKILGNGELKTALTVKAHKFSESAKKAIEAAGGKVEVIK; encoded by the coding sequence ATGAGCTTGCTTAATCAACTAGCTCCTAAAGCTGGATCAAAACACGCTCCAAAAAGAATCGGTCGCGGTATCGGTTCTGGTATGGGTGGCACATCTACTAAAGGTCACAAGGGTCAATTGGCTCGTACTGGCGGTACTGTGCGTCGTGGTTTCGAGGGTGGTCAAACACCTATGCACCGTCGTTTGCCTAAATTTGGTTTTAGCAACGTCGCGTTCGCTAACAACTTTGAGATTGTTAATATCGGACAACTTGCTAAATTTTCTGGAGAAGTAACTCCCGAAACTCTTTTCACTGCTGGACTTGTTAACAAGGGCGCGGTTAAGATTTTGGGGAATGGCGAGCTAAAAACAGCTTTGACTGTAAAAGCTCACAAATTTTCAGAAAGCGCTAAGAAAGCTATTGAAGCTGCTGGCGGCAAAGTCGAGGTAATTAAGTAG
- the secY gene encoding preprotein translocase subunit SecY: MSAIESIAKNSDLRKRIFFTLALLAVYRIGVHVPTPGVDGTAVLSFFQAQAHGIFGLFNTFTGGALSQFSVFALGIMPYISASIIFQLLTSAVPMLESLKKEGEAGRRKINQYTRYATVALAIVQGYGISTWLMNSTSPDGRSLVIAPTVAFLPFQLMTIITLTAGTCFIMWLGEQITERGIGNGSSLIIFTGIAAAIPQGGQRLWELVASGEMKFAVVLLLLVLMVAIIAAVIYMEVAQRRITVQYSQRAGGGGMQSMQTPTSHLPIKINFSGVIPPIFASSLLMFPATMAQFVHTPWLKALQDSLNPSGTIFNIMFVALIVFFSFFYTEIVFNPNEVADNLKKYGGFIPGVRAGKSTADYIQKVLERVNVLGCIYLSAICVMPGILASQMSLPFYFGGTSLLILVGVALDTAQQIQSHMITQKYEGFMKGAKIRSRRVQF; encoded by the coding sequence GTGTCTGCAATTGAAAGCATCGCAAAGAATTCGGATCTTCGTAAACGTATATTCTTCACGTTGGCCTTATTGGCCGTCTACAGAATCGGAGTTCACGTTCCAACGCCTGGCGTGGATGGAACTGCGGTGCTTTCATTTTTCCAAGCGCAAGCGCATGGAATTTTCGGCCTATTTAATACCTTCACGGGTGGCGCACTTTCCCAGTTCAGCGTGTTTGCACTGGGAATCATGCCTTACATCTCTGCTTCGATCATTTTCCAACTTCTGACTTCAGCGGTTCCAATGTTGGAATCTTTGAAAAAAGAAGGTGAAGCTGGTCGTCGCAAAATCAACCAATACACTCGCTATGCGACTGTAGCTTTGGCTATCGTACAAGGTTACGGTATCTCAACTTGGTTGATGAACTCCACAAGCCCAGATGGTCGTTCTCTTGTGATCGCACCGACTGTGGCATTCCTTCCTTTCCAATTGATGACAATCATCACGTTGACAGCAGGTACTTGCTTCATCATGTGGTTGGGTGAGCAAATCACTGAAAGAGGTATCGGTAACGGTTCTTCTTTAATCATCTTTACTGGTATCGCAGCTGCTATTCCACAAGGCGGTCAACGTCTTTGGGAACTTGTTGCTTCTGGCGAAATGAAATTCGCTGTAGTATTGCTTCTATTGGTTCTAATGGTTGCAATCATCGCTGCGGTTATCTACATGGAAGTCGCTCAACGTAGAATTACTGTTCAGTATTCTCAACGTGCGGGTGGCGGCGGTATGCAGTCTATGCAGACTCCTACAAGTCATCTTCCAATTAAAATCAACTTCTCTGGGGTTATCCCGCCGATCTTCGCGAGTTCTTTGCTAATGTTCCCTGCGACAATGGCTCAGTTCGTACACACTCCATGGTTGAAAGCGCTTCAAGATTCTTTGAATCCTTCAGGCACAATCTTCAACATCATGTTTGTGGCTTTGATCGTATTCTTCTCTTTCTTCTATACTGAAATCGTGTTCAACCCGAATGAAGTAGCTGACAACTTGAAAAAGTACGGCGGTTTTATTCCTGGGGTTCGTGCTGGTAAAAGCACGGCTGATTACATCCAAAAAGTTCTTGAGCGCGTGAACGTTTTGGGTTGTATCTATCTTTCTGCGATCTGCGTGATGCCAGGTATCTTGGCTTCTCAAATGAGTCTTCCGTTCTACTTCGGTGGTACGTCACTTTTGATCTTGGTCGGTGTTGCTTTGGATACTGCTCAGCAAATCCAATCTCACATGATCACTCAAAAATACGAAGGTTTCATGAAGGGTGCTAAAATCCGCAGCAGAAGGGTTCAATTTTAA
- a CDS encoding adenylate kinase: MNLILFGAPGAGKGTQSELLIKRLGMTQISTGDLFRAAIKGQTDLGKKAQEYMDKGQLVPDSIVIGMVEEVLQKGVKNFILDGFPRTVAQAEALDSLLNKMTLSIGKAIFLEVPMEILMDRLTGRRVCKNCGAVYHIVSKPTKTEGKCDNCGGEVVQRNDDKAEVIGTRLKAYQEFTSPLKEFYKKSGKYIQVDGNRDTELVYNEIEKIIS, encoded by the coding sequence ATGAACCTGATTCTGTTTGGAGCCCCGGGGGCTGGTAAAGGTACGCAATCTGAGCTGTTAATCAAACGCTTAGGCATGACTCAGATCAGCACTGGGGATTTATTCAGAGCAGCAATCAAGGGCCAAACGGACCTTGGTAAAAAAGCCCAAGAGTACATGGATAAAGGTCAATTGGTACCAGATAGCATTGTTATCGGTATGGTTGAGGAAGTACTTCAAAAAGGCGTAAAAAACTTTATCCTGGACGGTTTTCCAAGAACTGTGGCGCAAGCCGAAGCATTGGACAGCCTTTTGAATAAGATGACACTTTCTATTGGGAAAGCCATTTTTTTGGAAGTTCCAATGGAAATTTTGATGGATCGTTTAACTGGTAGACGCGTATGTAAAAATTGCGGGGCAGTCTACCACATCGTCAGCAAGCCTACCAAGACGGAAGGTAAATGTGACAACTGCGGCGGCGAAGTCGTTCAACGTAACGATGACAAAGCTGAGGTTATTGGGACGCGTCTCAAGGCCTACCAGGAGTTCACAAGCCCACTAAAAGAATTTTATAAAAAATCAGGAAAGTACATCCAGGTCGACGGTAATAGGGACACTGAGCTTGTCTATAATGAGATCGAAAAAATAATAAGCTAA
- the rpmJ gene encoding 50S ribosomal protein L36: MKVRPSVKAICNKCKVIKRKGVIRVICENPKHKQRQG; the protein is encoded by the coding sequence ATGAAAGTAAGACCATCAGTAAAAGCAATTTGTAACAAATGCAAAGTTATTAAAAGAAAAGGCGTTATTCGCGTTATTTGCGAAAACCCTAAACATAAGCAAAGGCAGGGTTAA
- the rpsM gene encoding 30S ribosomal protein S13, giving the protein MARILGVDLPRNKRVEIALTYIYGIGRPRAAMICKQVGIPSTLRTEGLTDEHIAKIRGIIEQNFKVEGDLRREVGQSIKRLMDLNCYRGIRHRKGLPVRGQNTRSNARTRKGPKKTVANKKKAV; this is encoded by the coding sequence ATGGCACGTATTCTTGGTGTCGACTTACCTAGAAATAAGCGCGTTGAAATCGCGTTGACATACATCTATGGCATTGGACGTCCTCGTGCAGCTATGATTTGCAAGCAAGTAGGCATTCCTTCAACTCTAAGAACTGAAGGTTTGACTGACGAGCACATCGCTAAAATCCGTGGCATCATCGAACAAAATTTCAAAGTAGAGGGTGATCTTCGTCGTGAAGTTGGCCAATCTATTAAACGTTTGATGGATCTTAACTGTTACCGTGGCATTCGCCATCGCAAAGGCTTACCAGTTCGTGGTCAGAACACTCGTTCTAATGCACGTACTCGTAAAGGTCCTAAGAAGACGGTAGCTAACAAGAAAAAAGCCGTGTAG
- the rpsK gene encoding 30S ribosomal protein S11, which translates to MNTENKNKTVAKKKVKRNVPQGNCYIQANFGNVIVTMTDPNGATVSWSSAGHLGFKGSRKGTPFAAQVAAEDAAKKAMEAGMKSVDVYLKGPGAGREPAIRALAATGMRILTLKDITPVPHNGCRPPKRRRI; encoded by the coding sequence ATGAATACTGAAAATAAAAACAAGACAGTTGCTAAGAAAAAAGTAAAAAGAAACGTTCCACAAGGGAACTGCTACATCCAAGCTAATTTTGGTAATGTTATCGTAACGATGACAGATCCAAACGGTGCTACTGTGTCCTGGTCCTCAGCAGGTCACCTCGGTTTCAAAGGAAGCCGTAAAGGTACTCCATTTGCAGCTCAAGTCGCGGCAGAAGACGCTGCAAAAAAAGCTATGGAAGCAGGCATGAAATCTGTGGACGTTTATCTAAAAGGCCCAGGCGCTGGTCGTGAACCTGCAATTCGTGCGTTGGCTGCAACAGGTATGAGAATCTTGACTCTTAAAGATATCACTCCTGTTCCCCACAACGGTTGCCGTCCACCTAAGCGTAGAAGAATCTAA
- the rpsD gene encoding 30S ribosomal protein S4 gives MSCINESVCRLCRRENVKLFLKGDRCYTDKCSFERRPYPPGQHGQSRLKFSEFALQLREKQKAKRYYGVSEKQFVQYVHEASRSKGLTGTELLKSLETRFDNVVYALGFANSRREARQLVKHNHFLLNGKRANIPSILVNKGDVITVAESSREMAKVQAAIQSVARRSVPAWLEADHGAFKGTVKDLPNREDVTVAVEENMIVEYYSR, from the coding sequence GTGAGCTGCATTAACGAAAGCGTATGTAGACTTTGCCGTCGCGAAAACGTAAAACTTTTCTTGAAGGGTGACCGTTGTTATACTGATAAGTGTTCTTTTGAAAGAAGACCTTATCCACCAGGACAACATGGTCAGTCTCGTTTGAAGTTCTCTGAATTCGCACTTCAATTGCGTGAAAAACAAAAAGCTAAGAGATACTACGGTGTTTCTGAGAAACAATTCGTACAATACGTACACGAAGCTAGCCGTTCAAAAGGATTGACTGGTACTGAGCTTCTTAAATCTCTTGAGACGAGATTTGATAACGTTGTATACGCATTGGGTTTCGCTAACTCTCGCCGCGAAGCAAGACAGCTTGTTAAGCACAACCATTTCTTGTTGAATGGTAAGAGAGCTAACATCCCAAGCATCCTTGTTAACAAGGGCGATGTTATCACAGTAGCTGAATCAAGCCGTGAAATGGCTAAAGTTCAAGCTGCTATTCAATCCGTTGCTAGACGTTCTGTTCCAGCATGGCTTGAAGCCGATCATGGTGCCTTCAAAGGTACTGTTAAAGATCTTCCTAACCGTGAAGACGTAACAGTTGCAGTTGAAGAAAACATGATTGTTGAATACTACTCAAGATAA
- a CDS encoding DNA-directed RNA polymerase subunit alpha, which produces MQEHYYKFWREMIKPKGFEVDRDTLRDDYAKFIIRPLERGFGVTLGNSLRRILLSSMMGSAITAVKFEGVLHEFTTIPDVLEDVTDIILNLKEVRFKQYTSDSLTLKISKKGPGKVTAADIQVSDKIEVLNPDHHIATLGANANFSAEIVVSFGRGYVPVENRETDLPVGFIGVDALYSPIRKVNYNVSNARVGQRTDYDALTLEVWTDGSLKPDEAVALSSKIMKEQLQIFLTFDESMEPVEESRELGSPSLNENLFRSVDDLELSVRSANCLKNANIRYIGELVVRSEAEMLKTKNFGRKSLNEIKEILGEMGLGLGMKIEGWPPPGWDPSQPPVKRETQQ; this is translated from the coding sequence ATGCAAGAGCATTATTATAAGTTTTGGAGAGAGATGATCAAACCGAAGGGATTCGAGGTTGATCGTGATACTCTTCGTGATGACTACGCAAAATTCATTATCCGTCCCCTCGAAAGAGGTTTCGGGGTTACTCTTGGTAACTCCCTAAGAAGAATTCTTCTTAGTTCAATGATGGGTTCTGCAATTACTGCGGTTAAATTCGAAGGCGTATTGCACGAGTTCACGACGATCCCAGACGTTCTTGAAGATGTTACTGACATCATCTTGAACCTTAAAGAAGTACGTTTCAAACAGTACACTTCAGACTCTTTGACATTGAAGATCTCCAAAAAAGGTCCAGGCAAAGTGACTGCAGCGGATATCCAAGTTTCTGATAAGATCGAGGTTCTAAACCCAGATCACCATATCGCTACTTTGGGTGCGAATGCTAACTTCAGCGCGGAAATCGTTGTAAGTTTCGGTCGCGGTTACGTACCAGTTGAAAACAGAGAAACTGATCTTCCAGTTGGCTTTATCGGTGTTGACGCTCTTTACAGCCCAATCCGTAAAGTTAACTACAATGTTTCAAATGCACGCGTTGGTCAAAGAACTGACTATGATGCTTTGACTTTGGAAGTTTGGACTGATGGTTCATTGAAGCCGGACGAAGCTGTTGCTCTTTCATCTAAAATCATGAAAGAACAACTTCAAATCTTCCTTACTTTCGATGAAAGCATGGAGCCAGTTGAAGAATCTCGTGAGCTTGGTTCACCTTCATTGAATGAGAACTTGTTCCGTTCAGTTGATGACCTTGAGCTTTCTGTTCGCTCTGCGAACTGCTTGAAAAACGCCAATATCCGTTACATCGGTGAGTTGGTTGTTCGTTCTGAAGCAGAGATGCTTAAAACTAAAAACTTTGGACGCAAGTCTTTGAACGAGATCAAAGAGATCTTGGGCGAGATGGGTCTTGGCCTCGGTATGAAAATCGAAGGTTGGCCGCCTCCAGGTTGGGATCCTTCTCAACCGCCAGTAAAAAGAGAAACACAACAGTAA
- the rplQ gene encoding 50S ribosomal protein L17, protein MSSHRRRVKHFDRKSGPRKALLRGLVESLVEHGRITTTVDRAKETRRHVERAITLGKKGDLNTTRLLLSRYPNKNVVSIIMKDLSPRFASRPGGYTRIIKIGRRPGDTAEMAFLEFVDYDFEAKTAAKEEKSAKASEKPAKKTAAKAKKATTKTVAAKKKTVKKTQKKARAKSRA, encoded by the coding sequence ATGAGTTCACACAGAAGAAGAGTTAAGCATTTCGATCGTAAATCTGGCCCAAGAAAAGCGTTGTTGCGTGGTTTGGTTGAGTCTCTAGTTGAGCACGGCCGTATCACTACAACTGTTGACCGTGCGAAAGAAACTCGCCGTCACGTTGAGCGCGCTATCACTCTTGGTAAAAAAGGTGACTTGAACACAACTCGTTTGTTGTTGTCTCGCTACCCAAATAAAAACGTTGTAAGCATCATCATGAAGGACTTGTCTCCTCGTTTTGCTTCTCGTCCAGGTGGTTACACTCGTATCATCAAAATCGGTCGTCGCCCTGGTGACACTGCTGAGATGGCTTTCCTTGAGTTCGTAGACTACGATTTCGAAGCAAAAACTGCAGCTAAAGAAGAGAAATCTGCTAAAGCATCAGAAAAACCAGCTAAGAAAACTGCTGCGAAAGCAAAAAAAGCGACTACTAAAACTGTAGCTGCTAAAAAGAAAACTGTTAAAAAGACTCAAAAGAAAGCACGTGCGAAATCTCGCGCTTAA
- a CDS encoding TlpA disulfide reductase family protein encodes MKQHLKALVLVLVVGGLAVWAFNHFFMSKVSQSPSNISAIEKMETEGVPNFTSKALEGQSFDLNQMKGKVVILNFWASWCGPCVEEVPSLIKLIKEYKGEIQLIAVSGDSNEADIHVFLKSFPELKGENIKIVYDQDRSLMKMFEVARLPESLILNKDQKLVKKLVGSIDWHTKDSLEYMDSLLGKTK; translated from the coding sequence ATGAAACAACATCTGAAAGCTTTAGTTCTGGTTTTAGTCGTAGGTGGTTTGGCTGTTTGGGCGTTCAATCACTTTTTTATGAGTAAAGTGTCGCAGTCGCCATCGAATATCTCTGCTATCGAGAAAATGGAAACTGAAGGCGTTCCTAATTTCACTTCTAAAGCGCTGGAGGGCCAATCCTTTGATCTAAATCAAATGAAGGGTAAAGTAGTCATCCTGAACTTTTGGGCTTCCTGGTGCGGTCCTTGTGTTGAGGAAGTGCCTTCATTGATCAAACTTATCAAAGAATACAAAGGCGAAATTCAATTGATCGCGGTTTCGGGTGATAGCAATGAAGCCGATATCCATGTCTTCCTTAAATCCTTTCCAGAACTCAAGGGCGAGAATATTAAGATCGTTTATGATCAAGATCGCAGTTTGATGAAGATGTTCGAAGTGGCGCGTTTGCCTGAGTCATTGATTCTGAATAAAGATCAGAAGCTGGTGAAAAAGCTGGTCGGTTCTATCGATTGGCATACCAAAGATTCTTTGGAATATATGGATTCTCTTTTGGGGAAAACAAAATAG
- a CDS encoding hybrid sensor histidine kinase/response regulator, translating to MAKLSSFTLLSRKTNTESLDFKIRKLDLIYQEHLKGAFAILGNGLAFLWVAWDLVPHLILEIWMSAMVTTVTIRMISLWQWNKKKQAVTNRRALRFWEYLLYSQLLISGLGWGAVGVMAASTTDISLQILASLIIASMTAGPLIYYVSSKKAMACLTAPALIGWSFGYLLLSEVPHHHLLGILILFYLILLSFIGRNLNRAILRMISLDYQLKKNEEHLRMAMASSNALSWDWYVESNHLEYNGNIELFPEGLEQLQDILKKHFVTPGDLDTEIECLDQNLQSRHIAIKGKISKDPKTTYRMTGIAWDITTKKNEDLLRRERDVHEAANRGKSVLLANASHEIRTPIASILGYSETLLGSPALDKQNRQDVEAIHRQGKFMVTLVNDLLDLSKIESKGLYFQSCSMNPALELEDSVAMIRSTLDSSKHNLEINFETHFPAVISSDPVRFRQVVINLLSNAVKYTEQGNVKVQARFYSNIEGEGFISLMVSDTGMGMDYHVQRHLFEPFMRGENPEVQRVPGSGLGLALSRQLARGMGGDLRLVRSMLGDGSTFEFVLPVGKASELKMVSPHEARYGTREQILVPQETNHLKDREILVVDDSDDLRALMARYLMREGAIVETSENGQAGVDRALTKNFDVILMDIKMPVMDGYQAAALLREKGYVGLIVAVTAQATAEGRMDSRSNGFDAYLSKPVDINLLKDILIRA from the coding sequence ATGGCGAAGCTATCTTCATTCACCCTCCTCTCTAGAAAAACCAATACCGAGAGCCTTGATTTCAAAATCAGAAAACTGGATTTGATTTATCAAGAGCATCTTAAAGGTGCTTTTGCGATATTGGGTAACGGGTTGGCGTTTCTGTGGGTGGCTTGGGATCTGGTTCCTCATCTGATTTTGGAAATATGGATGAGTGCGATGGTTACAACTGTGACCATTCGTATGATCTCGCTGTGGCAATGGAACAAAAAGAAACAGGCCGTAACGAATAGACGAGCCCTGCGCTTCTGGGAGTACTTGCTTTACTCCCAACTTTTGATTTCGGGCTTAGGCTGGGGAGCCGTGGGAGTCATGGCGGCTTCTACTACGGATATCTCTTTGCAGATTCTGGCGTCTTTAATTATCGCCTCTATGACCGCGGGTCCTTTGATCTACTACGTGTCTTCAAAAAAGGCGATGGCCTGTCTGACGGCACCGGCTTTGATAGGATGGAGCTTTGGTTATCTGCTGTTGTCAGAAGTGCCTCATCATCATCTTTTGGGTATTTTGATTTTGTTCTATTTGATTTTGCTGTCCTTTATCGGTCGCAATTTGAATCGCGCGATCTTGCGGATGATCTCTTTGGATTATCAGCTTAAGAAGAACGAGGAGCATCTGCGTATGGCGATGGCTTCCAGCAATGCCCTGTCTTGGGACTGGTATGTGGAATCGAATCATCTGGAATACAATGGAAATATTGAACTGTTTCCGGAAGGTCTGGAGCAGCTGCAGGATATTTTGAAAAAGCATTTCGTTACGCCAGGAGATCTGGATACAGAAATTGAATGCCTGGATCAAAACTTACAATCTCGACATATCGCTATTAAAGGTAAAATTTCAAAAGATCCTAAAACGACCTATCGTATGACGGGAATCGCCTGGGATATCACGACGAAAAAGAACGAAGACCTGCTCCGCCGGGAACGTGATGTTCATGAAGCTGCCAATCGTGGGAAGTCGGTTTTGTTGGCGAACGCCAGCCACGAGATTCGCACGCCGATTGCTTCGATCTTAGGTTATTCGGAAACGTTACTGGGGAGTCCGGCTTTGGATAAACAGAACCGCCAAGATGTGGAGGCGATTCACCGTCAAGGTAAGTTCATGGTGACCTTGGTGAATGATCTTTTGGATCTTTCCAAAATTGAATCCAAGGGTTTGTATTTTCAATCGTGCTCGATGAACCCGGCCTTGGAGTTGGAAGATTCCGTGGCGATGATCCGTTCGACGTTGGATAGTTCAAAACATAATTTAGAAATAAACTTTGAAACTCATTTCCCTGCGGTGATTTCTTCTGATCCGGTGCGCTTCCGTCAGGTGGTGATCAATCTTCTTTCCAATGCAGTCAAATACACTGAACAAGGGAATGTAAAGGTTCAGGCTCGTTTCTATTCCAATATCGAAGGAGAAGGATTCATCAGTCTGATGGTTTCCGATACTGGCATGGGCATGGACTATCATGTGCAACGACATCTGTTTGAGCCTTTCATGCGTGGAGAAAACCCCGAGGTTCAACGAGTGCCTGGTTCGGGGCTGGGATTGGCGCTAAGTCGCCAGCTGGCTCGTGGAATGGGCGGGGATTTGCGCCTGGTTCGCTCAATGTTGGGGGATGGGAGTACTTTTGAATTCGTACTGCCGGTTGGTAAGGCGTCAGAGCTAAAAATGGTCTCGCCCCATGAAGCTCGTTACGGAACTCGAGAGCAGATTCTGGTGCCCCAAGAAACGAATCATTTGAAAGATCGCGAGATTTTGGTGGTTGATGACTCGGATGATTTACGTGCCTTGATGGCGCGATATCTGATGCGTGAAGGTGCCATTGTTGAAACCAGTGAAAATGGTCAAGCGGGTGTGGATCGGGCTTTAACTAAAAACTTTGATGTGATCTTAATGGATATCAAAATGCCGGTGATGGATGGTTATCAGGCGGCTGCGTTGCTGCGTGAAAAAGGATATGTCGGTTTGATTGTGGCCGTGACGGCTCAGGCGACGGCTGA